In Amycolatopsis sp. FBCC-B4732, the genomic stretch GGACCCGCGTAGTCCGGGCGACGCAACGGGGCTGGTGCCCGGCAAGGGAAACCGGTGGCGCCAGGCTGAGGGTGTTCACGCTGTCCCACGACGGCCCCTTCCGGGTCGGCGTCTACGAAATCCACGAAGACGGCCTGGTTCCCCTGGCGCGGCGTCCGAAGCGGACCAACGACGATGAGGGCATCGGCACCGCCGCCCAGCGGGCGCTCCAGCACGCGGTTACCGAGCGGGCGACCGAAATCGAAGCAGCCCGCAAACGCCGTGCCGCCGCCGAAGGCGCTCGCCGTCGTGTGCTCGCCAAAGCGAAGTCGCGCGCCAGGCACCGCGGCCGCTGGCGTCGCTTTCACGTGAAAGCGACGCTCAGTTCCACTCCACCGCGACGCCGGCCAGCCCCGGGCCCGCGTCGTTGAAGAACGCGCTGCTCACCCCGCCCATGTCGCACGCCAGTTCCTCCGCCACCACCGGCAGGGCGTCGTCGCGCGCCCGCACCTGGCGCGTGCACCGCGCCGGCAGCGCGTTGCGGTCGAAGCGCAGCTGCACCAGGTAACTCGCGCACCGGTCCCGCAGCATCCGGTAGTACCCCGGCGACGCCGAACCGGAATCGTCGCGGACCTCGAAGCAGAACACGTGAATGTCGCCCTCGGCGAGCTTGCGGTCGAACAGCAACTCGGTCGCCATCGTGTCCGCGTCCGGGTTGCGGCGCATGCGGCCCACCCGGCAGCCCTCGTCGGTGATCAGCTCGACGTCGTCGATGCGGCAGCCCGGGTCGCCGTTGTACACCGTCAGGTAGCGGTCCGGGCCGTGGCGGCGGGCGCGGGTCACCAGCCGCGTGCGCAGGCTTACCTGGCGGTGTTCCGCGTCGAACGTGATCGTGTCGTGGACCGACAGCAGTTCGAGGTCGGCGTTGTAGTGGTTCGACGACGGGTACGCGCCCAGCTCGGCGAGCAGGTCCTCCACGATCGAGCCCATGTCGCCGGACCGCAGGTCGTGGAACGACGCCGCCGGTTGGTGGCCGCGGCGGACCAGGCGCGGCCCGATCAGCACCACCAAGGCGTCCGCGGGCAGCTGCAGGACCGATTCGAGGGCCCGGACCGCCGGCAGCGCCTTCGGCACCTCGGGCTGGCGGAGCCCGCGTTGCCAGTAGCTCAACGTGGACTGTCCGATTTGGACCCCGCGCAGCGCGAGGTGCGCGCGCAGCCGCGCGAGCGAGAGGCCGCGGTAAGCGATCGCCAGTCTCAAGGCGTGGTGGAACTCGCCCGTGCGGAGCGCTTCGGTCAGCTCTTTGGGCAGCTCGGCTACCGATGCCCGGGTCGTGCGGGCGCCATCGATGATCAGTGGGAGGTTCCCGTCTTGTGCCACCGCTCGTCCCTTCACCCGACCAGTGTGTGCGCTGGGCGTGAACACCGCGGAACGTTCACGTTAGCAGCGTAGAGTGCCCCGGCCGACCCCCGTTCAGGGTGGTTGGCCACGTAATGGTGACTGTTCCGCGTTCCGGCTGTCCCCCGGAACGGTCCGTTCCTCCGGATGGCGTTCTTGCTCCGGGTGACCACGTTGTTCACCGTTGTGACCACCGCTGGTTCGCCCACGTTCGAGCAGGAGGCCGTCCGTGCTGGTGAAGTCGAGGCAGGTGCAAGCCGCACTGGCTCTGAGCCTGATGATGTGCCTGGTCGCCCCGGTCACCGCCGGAGCCGCGCCAGGAGTGCCTTCGACCTACCGCAACCAGATCGTGATGCAGGTGCAGCAGAAGAGCCAGTGGTGCTGGGCCGGCGCGGGCAGCACCATCGCCGCCTTCCACGGTGCCGCCGTCGGGCAGCCGGAGTTCTGCCGGCTCGCGCACGGCGAGACCGGCCGAAACTGCGCCAACCTCCCCGGCACGCTCGCCGACCCGCAGCGCGCCTTCGCCCGGCTCGGGTTCACCTCCCCGGGCCGCTACCTCGACCGGCCCATCACCTACGCGGCGATCCGGGCGCAGACCGCGGCCGACCGGCCGGTGGAGACCAGGGTCGGCTTCCGCTCGGGCGGCGGGCACTCGCACGTCGTCTACGGCTACGACACCCGCGGCGACTGGGTGTTCTGGGGCGATCCGGGCCCCGCC encodes the following:
- a CDS encoding DUF2992 family protein, producing the protein MFTLSHDGPFRVGVYEIHEDGLVPLARRPKRTNDDEGIGTAAQRALQHAVTERATEIEAARKRRAAAEGARRRVLAKAKSRARHRGRWRRFHVKATLSSTPPRRRPAPGPRR
- a CDS encoding papain-like cysteine protease family protein, which gives rise to MLVKSRQVQAALALSLMMCLVAPVTAGAAPGVPSTYRNQIVMQVQQKSQWCWAGAGSTIAAFHGAAVGQPEFCRLAHGETGRNCANLPGTLADPQRAFARLGFTSPGRYLDRPITYAAIRAQTAADRPVETRVGFRSGGGHSHVVYGYDTRGDWVFWGDPGPAKRYNWSTYGFYRHNPSFSWTHTLTGIAR